The Flavobacterium jumunjinense genome includes a region encoding these proteins:
- a CDS encoding PadR family transcriptional regulator, translating to MKNSQLYKGSLNTIIMKLLEEKGRMYGYEITQMVKEITKGELNITEGALYPALHKLEAEGILEVEVERVDNRLRKYYKLTEKGTTETVNRLAELEEFIKNMQTIVNPKLSY from the coding sequence ATGAAGAATTCACAATTATACAAAGGAAGTTTAAACACCATAATCATGAAACTTTTAGAAGAAAAAGGAAGAATGTATGGTTATGAAATTACTCAAATGGTTAAAGAGATCACAAAAGGAGAGTTGAATATCACTGAAGGTGCACTTTATCCGGCTTTGCACAAGTTAGAAGCAGAAGGAATACTTGAAGTTGAAGTTGAGAGAGTCGACAATAGACTACGTAAATACTATAAACTCACAGAAAAAGGAACTACAGAAACGGTAAATAGATTAGCCGAATTAGAAGAGTTTATTAAAAACATGCAAACCATTGTTAATCCTAAATTGAGTTATTAA
- a CDS encoding 2Fe-2S iron-sulfur cluster-binding protein produces MSTFYKLVIKEIKRETASCVSILFNVPEELKTFYKFVSGQYVTLKVTLDGEEVRRAYSICSSPKSGELRVAVKAIKNGLFSTLANEKLSVGNLIEVGLPEGKFVFEPQADRQRNYAAFAAGSGITPIASIIKSVLEEEPKSTFVLTYGNKNPEETIFYDTLQELHLKYVGRFFVHYVYSKINVEGELFGRIDKAAVNFVINNKHSEKSFDKFYLCGPEEMINTASAVLKENNVAEKDIKFELFTTASNEGFENAVLGGHTKITVLVDDEETSFEMSQKQTILEATLKQGIDAPYSCQGGVCSSCICRVTEGKAVMKKNAILTDGEIEEGLVLACQAVPTTDSVFVDFDDV; encoded by the coding sequence ATGTCAACATTCTATAAATTAGTAATAAAAGAAATAAAAAGAGAAACAGCTTCTTGTGTTTCTATACTTTTTAATGTACCTGAAGAATTAAAAACATTTTACAAATTTGTTTCTGGTCAATATGTTACACTAAAAGTAACATTAGATGGAGAAGAGGTAAGGAGAGCTTATTCAATTTGTTCTTCTCCTAAAAGTGGAGAATTAAGAGTTGCGGTAAAAGCTATTAAAAACGGACTTTTTTCGACCTTAGCAAATGAGAAATTAAGTGTTGGTAATTTAATTGAAGTTGGTTTGCCAGAAGGAAAGTTTGTTTTTGAACCGCAAGCAGATAGGCAAAGAAATTACGCGGCTTTTGCAGCAGGAAGTGGAATCACACCTATAGCATCAATTATCAAGTCGGTTTTAGAAGAAGAACCTAAAAGTACATTTGTATTAACTTATGGGAATAAAAACCCTGAAGAAACTATTTTTTATGATACACTGCAAGAATTACATTTAAAATATGTAGGTCGATTCTTTGTGCATTATGTGTATAGTAAAATAAATGTAGAAGGAGAATTGTTTGGAAGAATAGATAAAGCAGCTGTTAATTTTGTTATTAATAACAAACACAGCGAAAAATCGTTTGACAAATTCTACTTGTGTGGACCAGAAGAGATGATTAATACTGCTTCAGCAGTTTTAAAAGAGAACAATGTAGCAGAGAAAGATATTAAATTTGAATTGTTTACAACGGCTTCTAATGAAGGTTTTGAAAATGCAGTTTTAGGAGGACATACAAAAATTACTGTTTTGGTTGATGATGAAGAAACTTCTTTTGAAATGAGTCAGAAACAGACAATTCTAGAAGCAACATTGAAGCAAGGAATTGACGCTCCTTATTCTTGTCAAGGTGGCGTTTGTAGTAGTTGTATTTGTCGTGTTACAGAAGGAAAAGCAGTGATGAAGAAAAATGCTATTTTAACCGATGGAGAAATAGAAGAAGGCTTGGTTTTAGCATGTCAGGCAGTGCCAACAACAGATTCAGTATTTGTAGATTTTGATGATGTTTAG